The stretch of DNA GCCTTACACGGGTGGAGACAGACCGTTTGCTGGCTGAGGGGGACGTCGAAGGCGCTGAAGCATATATGGAAGCACGCCGACAGGTCTTTTGGGAAAATGGCTATCCGATCCGCAAGCTGAACCAGGCGTATTTTGCCTTTTACGGCGCCTACAGCGCTGATCCCGAAGGCGGCGCAGCCGGTGAAGACCCAGTCGGACCTGCAGTGCAAGCCTTGCGCGCCCAATACGATCAATTGGCGGATTTTCTCAACGCCATCTCCTGGGTGACCTCTTTCAATGACCTGTTAAAACTGCTGGAACGTTGAAATTAATCGTCAAAATCGAAAGAACCCTCTCCCAAATCTGGCATATCCCGTTCGATTTGTTCGGGGTCTTCTCCCTTTTCCAACCGTGAGACTACTTCATCAAATTCAGGACCGGTGTCCTCACCCATCTCTTGACCCATTTTCCGCATCAACCGTCCAAGTGCCCGGGGATCATCTTCAATCCCGGCTAACTGGGTCGGATCGACCAGGTCTTCGATGCGCCGATCCTCAGATTTAGCAATTCGCACTCTGCCAATCCGTCGTTGGACGTGAGAGCTGCCACAGACCGAACAGACAATTTCCGCACGATCATATTCGGCGTAAGTCAGGTAGCGCTTAAAACGAGCCTTACAGTCCAAGCATTGGTAATTATAGGTCGGCATTGGCATTTCTCCAGTTCATGTTATAAAATACATTATAACCAATGACTGAATTTGTCAAATATAAGGGTCAAGGTTTTTCAGCGTCAGGTTCAAACATTTTTTTCAAGAAGACGAATTGGAATAATATATGAAAATTGATATAGAAATCAAACAACCGCAACACACACCTCTGCTGATTGTTATCTCGGGACCTTCAGGGATTGGCAAAGATGCTGTTGTTAAGGGTCTTCGAGCGCGTCAATTGCCTTTTCATTTTGTGGTCACAGCCACCAGTCGCCCGCCACGTGTGAACGAGGTAAACGGTGTAGATTATTACTTCTACAGTAAAGAGGAGTTTGAGGCGTTAATCGCAGCAGGTGAGTTTTTTGAACATGCTAAAGTCTATTCAGATTATAAGGGCGTCCCAAAATCCCAGGCCAGGCAAGCGCTGGAAACCGGGCTCGATGTGGTGATGCGCCTTGATTTCCAGGGGGCAAAAACTGTGCGCACCCTGAGCCCGGATGCGATCCTGATCTTCCTGACCGCCAGCAGCAGCGATGAATGGATCCAACGGCTGAAAAGACGGCGCAGCGAATCCGAAGAAGAGCTGCTTGTACGCATCCAAACCGCCAAACAGGAATACGACTCACTGGATATCTTCGACTACATCGTCGTTAACAAAGAAGGGCAGCTCGATCGCACGTTGGATATTATCGAAAACATCATCACTGCAGAGCATCACCGTGTCCACCCCAGAAGGGTCCAGCTATGAACGAAGAAACACCACCACAGGGCGAAGAACAACAACGCCAGGCTGTCCGGGTGCAACTGCCCGATCGTAAGCCCATTGTGACCATCATTCTGACAGTGATCACATCAGTGATTTTTATTGTTCAATACCTGGTGCAGATATCGACCGGGTATGATCTTCTGTTCCTCTTTGGCGGGAAGATTAATGAATTCATCATGCAGGGTGAGGTCTGGCGTTTGCTGACGCCAGCGCTTCTACACGGCGGAATTCTGCATCTTGTTTTAAATATGTATGCGCTGTTCATGATCGGAAACCGCCTGGAACGTTTTTATGGCCCCGGGCGATTCTTATTAATGTATTTCCTTTCAGCTTTTGCGGGTAACGTGCTCTCTTTTGTCCTCACCCCTGCACCGTCTTTGGGGGCATCCACCGCCATTTTCGGAATCTTTGCCGCTGAAGGGATATTCATCTTTCAAAACCGTACGCTGTTTGGACCCACCCGTACACGGCAGGCGATCATTAACCTTGTAATGATCTTATTAATTAACCTGGCTTATGGTTTTTTAGGCAGAGCCTTAATCGATAATATGGGACATATCGGCGGCTTTCTGGGCGGAATTTTCTTTGCCTGGAAAGCGGGTCCTACCCTGAAACTGGTGGGGGCTCCGCCCTTCCTTTCAATCAGCGACAGTCGCCGTCGTAGCGACATTGTGGTAGCCAGCCTGGTGGTTTTTATTGGTTTTACGATCATCGCGTTAATCCCCTTCCTAAAAACCTGATTTAAACTGAATCTTCTGGTCACAAATTCCATTAAACGTATAACGCCGTTCCTGATGTGAACGGCGTTTTCGCTTTCGTCAATCCTGCTACTCTATAATAAACCGGCTCCCCGCAGTTGTTCCCTGAACCTCCGGGTAGAACATTTGCCAGGCATGGGCTGGCAGAACCTGGTAGGTCCCGCGCTGATAGGGTAACAGGTTATAAACCAGTAAATAGGTCCCGGCAAGTACATATTCGGCTGTCCACAATATATGATCATCATAAATTTGGGGCTGGTCAAAATACCACCATCCCCAGCCGCTCGCAAAAGGCGACCCGGGATCAAACAACCCGCCTGAACCTTCAAGCAGGATTGGTGAGGTTGAGAACCGGGGATCGATAATCTCCGTTCCCGCCGGGATAAAATCTTCAACCATCAGATTGTACATACCATTGGGCAGGTTTACCGTCAGCACAACGGTGATGAATTGGGCAGGATTGTCGGTGCTGAGTGAAACCGAATCAATGGGCACACAATCTTCGGCGCCCGGACACCCCTCAGCAGCCAGGTAGTAATCGCGTTGCAGGTTGATACCGTGATTAATCGCCGGTGCATTCGCTGCTGGCTGATAAGTGTTCAGGTCCACCCGATAATACAATGTACCTGCACCTTCCCCTTTTTGAATTAATAAGGTGTTGGGAGCATCAGCGTACAGGGTGCTGATTGGCGCCTTGGCAATGACCGTATCGATTGATTCAGGGCCTGTTCCTCGCCCTTCAACGAAAGCCGTCTCATTCAAATCCGCCTGGAACGTGTAATCAGCCAGGTAATCGCCTGTACCTTCAATCGCCCTGGTCACCGCCATCAGCACCCAGGCAGATTCAAAACTGGAGGACCACAACCCTTGCATATTACGATGACTCATCAGGTAAACCAAGCCCGGGGATAGGCTTGTTGATGCAGGGTCAAGCTGCGCCAATGTGTAGATCACAGCCGCAGTATTGAAGACGGGCGTTCCGGGCAGCATCCAGTAAGCACGTTCGCTCTCCCAATGCACACCCGTGGCTGAACGGATCGCCCTGCTTTCAATGTCAGCGATCAAAGTGTTCGATCGGGTGACCATCCCTCCCTGCTCGCGGATTGTCAACGCCAGCAAACCCAATGCCCAGGAACTCAATTCTGTTCGACGGGCGTAAAGGCTATCGATAGTCGGAGTCAGGTTTAAATTGTGATTTCTGAGGGCATAAACCAGGAAAGTTTGTTCATCAAGCATCCATGCCGTGTCCGCATCATCCGGTTGTCTCAATTCAAAAACCAGGTAATCTCTTGCCCGGGTCATCGAACTCTCGTTAATCTCTATGCCAGCCTGGTTGGCCATCTCCAGGCCCAATAACACATAAGCTGTAATAAATGGGCTGGATTTCTGATCCTCAATGTTGGCTGTTCCCCACCAGGACCAGCCGCCATCGTAATTTTGAATGGACAATAAATGATTGATACCCGAGCGGGTCACCTGTTCCAAAGATGCTGCCAAAGTGCCTGTGGCGAGGTCTAAATTCTGTAAAACAAGGTAAGCGTTTAGGTTCGCCAACAGACGTGAAAGCACGGAAATCGTGTCGCCATAGGGAACATCCTCAAGCGCTTCCAACCCTTCAACCAGGCTCGCCAGTAGCGATGGATTTATCGTTAACACCAGTTCTCCCGAAGATGGGTCGCTCGTGATCGGTAAACTCACTACCTCAAGACGCTCGCTTGCTTCAACCAACTGACCTGCTGTGCTGAAAGTGTGTGGCATCCTGTAGCGTTTTACCGGCAAATCTCCCCATATTGGGGCGCTGGCGTCAGAATAAACGCCGCCTACAGCCTGGAAAACGAGAGCGACAGCGTCAACGCTCTCCACAGTTCCCCACCACGCGACGCGCTGGCTCCGACCCGGTTCAATCGTCACCCGCTGCGAAGATTTCGCATCGGTCAGAGTAAAACCTTCTGCCGCCAGGGTCACATCGACCTGCAAGGCTTCAACGGTGTTGTTGTGCACAATGGCAGCCAGCTCAACCTGGTCACCGTCTACCAGGAAGCGCGGTGTAACCGGGCGGATCATGAGAGGTTTTTGGGTTTTAACCTCAACCTCAGCCTGCCCCACAAGGAAGGTATCACTTAAGCCACGCGCCTCTACCACCCATGTGGTCAGGCTGTCTGGCAATGGGATGACCAATTGGGCTGTACCGTCCACGCCTGTGATCACATTTGCCTGCCAGAAAGCGGTGTCGGGAAAGTCTTCCCTGATTCCAGTTTCAACCAGACCGTCCGAACCGCCGCCCAGCCCACCAATATCCAGGGGAACAACAGAGAATTGTTTGACGTAGGTATATAAAGAAAAACTCGTTTGAACAGAAAGCGGTGTATCCTGATAAATCGCATCGATGATGGGGGATGTGTTGGGCGGCACCAGCGCGAGCAGAGCCTTGTCTACCACGCTCACAGAGAACTCGCCCTGGATTGGATTTCCAGCGTGATCGGTGATTTTCAGCTTCAGGCTCACATTTTCACCCGGTTCAGTCAGTTGGGGGTCGACTTGTAGTTCCATAGTCAGGGTTTTACTGGCTCGTGAAACAGGTAATATTATCGTTCCCTGCCTGTAATCCGGTCTATCAGCGGCATCCCTGCCTAAAAGAATGGCAGAGACATATAGATTAGGGATCGATTCTTCTGTGATTGGAAACGATACAGTTGTTCCTGAACCAGAGATATCAAATATCTGGCTGCTCAGGACTGAACCGCGTTCAATTGTCACCAGGGCTTTGGCGCCTCCAGTAAACGGATTAGGGAAAAACACCTGCGCCACCTGGCCCGGCTGATATTCATCAAGGTCAGGTATCAATTCGATCTGGTTATAGGATTGCACGGGCCAGATAGCGCCGCTCTCGCCGCCAACCCAAACCAGCACCTGGGTCAGGGCATGATCCGCCTTTAGGGTCAGGCGGTATGTGCCAGGATCAGGTGGAGTAAAACCAATCTGCGCCTTACCCTCCCGGTTGCTGACCGGGCTCGCACCACCGATCAACTTGGTGACCTCCACGTATTCAAAAGGCTTTTCCGGGTTACCGGTCTCTTTCACATCCCAATGTATCGACTCAAAGGTCGCTTCCAGCTCAATTTGACTCACAGGTTCCTTGTTCCAATCCACGGTAAATATTGAAAATTCAAACAAAGAACCGGCAGTGCCAAAATAGGATCCAGGTTTCACA from Brevefilum fermentans encodes:
- a CDS encoding FmdB family zinc ribbon protein, whose product is MPTYNYQCLDCKARFKRYLTYAEYDRAEIVCSVCGSSHVQRRIGRVRIAKSEDRRIEDLVDPTQLAGIEDDPRALGRLMRKMGQEMGEDTGPEFDEVVSRLEKGEDPEQIERDMPDLGEGSFDFDD
- a CDS encoding rhomboid family intramembrane serine protease; this encodes MNEETPPQGEEQQRQAVRVQLPDRKPIVTIILTVITSVIFIVQYLVQISTGYDLLFLFGGKINEFIMQGEVWRLLTPALLHGGILHLVLNMYALFMIGNRLERFYGPGRFLLMYFLSAFAGNVLSFVLTPAPSLGASTAIFGIFAAEGIFIFQNRTLFGPTRTRQAIINLVMILLINLAYGFLGRALIDNMGHIGGFLGGIFFAWKAGPTLKLVGAPPFLSISDSRRRSDIVVASLVVFIGFTIIALIPFLKT
- a CDS encoding Ig-like domain-containing alpha-2-macroglobulin family protein, whose protein sequence is MPQKIYQRIQIILIIFIILCLVSGCRSPWQSQPEVATQVMKEPGVQFTPTPTREPRTDLPPALVEVRPFPSSVIGLNESITLYFNQAMDYSAVEAAFHFEPRISGRFEWEDSRTVTFYPDQKLEAGSHLTLAIDTTAQAANQKNLSDPVELNFQVADHLQTIQVMPVNGTQDVDPESVIFVAFNQPVVHLGEESSAEPGFSLSPEVPGKGTWLNTSTYVFTPEPGMSGGTTYTIALNRNLTATSGATMSSNQAFEYHFSTKQPEIEKVLPMPGELLSLDGPVEILFNMRMNTQSVEENFSLTDARGTKVAGKFEWESNDRHLVFTPGSLLDRDSTYIIRLKSEAQSAGGLPILVEINTPRHTYSDFGVNTSVAPKFESYYAGFGAYEIDFSAPLDDRALDENIQLTPEVAGARFFVASGERTLLIYGYFRYETTYTLRLDPKLKDIWGGELAEAFETTFTTPPAAPSLNMASGYPTDNLMFIPASAPELILQATNINSLSFEIAPISVEDLIILLHPDNYRYREIFLPEVREVTTHQLTLSSNQREVFSLPLSYQGDPLTSGIYYLGIQTPDIPAEENEHYQKYFLIVSENNLVMKIAPEQAFIWATHLDDFTPLSDAPVAVYNAEGDLLVREKFNSEGQFIGEFPRVDEPYDTYFALAGTPGEADFGFSISTWQELFQLYEQGIPYDFLPDLLDAYIYTDRPVYRPGDTIHFKTIVFSRDDGLLAFPAFDSVTVTLQGDPGISGRSATIYTEDLPLSRFGTASGSVDLSEDIPTGYYWIDVSVDETLIKTLFLDVAAYRKPEIDLSVRFTDEALQAGEKMIAHTWADYYFGLPAAETNFSWSLYIKDGDFSLPGYQVGPLPEFWSRSYYPEYSPWGEVMLYGEGVTDGAGQSTLAFTATDYIPAGGMAGGLKEYSLEVTVMDESGFPVSLRDSLLVHPETFYIGVKPGSYFGTAGSLFEFSIFTVDWNKEPVSQIELEATFESIHWDVKETGNPEKPFEYVEVTKLIGGASPVSNREGKAQIGFTPPDPGTYRLTLKADHALTQVLVWVGGESGAIWPVQSYNQIELIPDLDEYQPGQVAQVFFPNPFTGGAKALVTIERGSVLSSQIFDISGSGTTVSFPITEESIPNLYVSAILLGRDAADRPDYRQGTIILPVSRASKTLTMELQVDPQLTEPGENVSLKLKITDHAGNPIQGEFSVSVVDKALLALVPPNTSPIIDAIYQDTPLSVQTSFSLYTYVKQFSVVPLDIGGLGGGSDGLVETGIREDFPDTAFWQANVITGVDGTAQLVIPLPDSLTTWVVEARGLSDTFLVGQAEVEVKTQKPLMIRPVTPRFLVDGDQVELAAIVHNNTVEALQVDVTLAAEGFTLTDAKSSQRVTIEPGRSQRVAWWGTVESVDAVALVFQAVGGVYSDASAPIWGDLPVKRYRMPHTFSTAGQLVEASERLEVVSLPITSDPSSGELVLTINPSLLASLVEGLEALEDVPYGDTISVLSRLLANLNAYLVLQNLDLATGTLAASLEQVTRSGINHLLSIQNYDGGWSWWGTANIEDQKSSPFITAYVLLGLEMANQAGIEINESSMTRARDYLVFELRQPDDADTAWMLDEQTFLVYALRNHNLNLTPTIDSLYARRTELSSWALGLLALTIREQGGMVTRSNTLIADIESRAIRSATGVHWESERAYWMLPGTPVFNTAAVIYTLAQLDPASTSLSPGLVYLMSHRNMQGLWSSSFESAWVLMAVTRAIEGTGDYLADYTFQADLNETAFVEGRGTGPESIDTVIAKAPISTLYADAPNTLLIQKGEGAGTLYYRVDLNTYQPAANAPAINHGINLQRDYYLAAEGCPGAEDCVPIDSVSLSTDNPAQFITVVLTVNLPNGMYNLMVEDFIPAGTEIIDPRFSTSPILLEGSGGLFDPGSPFASGWGWWYFDQPQIYDDHILWTAEYVLAGTYLLVYNLLPYQRGTYQVLPAHAWQMFYPEVQGTTAGSRFIIE
- a CDS encoding guanylate kinase is translated as MKIDIEIKQPQHTPLLIVISGPSGIGKDAVVKGLRARQLPFHFVVTATSRPPRVNEVNGVDYYFYSKEEFEALIAAGEFFEHAKVYSDYKGVPKSQARQALETGLDVVMRLDFQGAKTVRTLSPDAILIFLTASSSDEWIQRLKRRRSESEEELLVRIQTAKQEYDSLDIFDYIVVNKEGQLDRTLDIIENIITAEHHRVHPRRVQL